TTTCACTCCTATAATCTTGTTGGAATACCACCAATCTGATCTCACGCAGCCGAATCTGAATCCGCTTAGCCGGTACGAGGATGCCCGGGCAAAAGGGCACGAGGTTGCCGGAACGACTCCCAGGGTATCATGGCGAAAAGCTACAGGGCGCTGACCGAATCAGACGTAGACCATTTCATCCGACGTGGGCATGTCGTCCTGCGGGACTGTTTTTCACGGGAACTGGCCGACGAATGGCGCGCGTTCGCCTTCAGTCGTCTCGGCTATGATCCTGATGATGCCGCGACCTGGGAGGAACCGCGCGTGCATCTTCCATCGATGAACCAGGTTCCGATTCGAGAAGCCGCGCCGATGGCATGGGACGCCATCTGCGACCTGCTGGGCGGTGAAGACCGCCTGGCAAACACCCAGCCGTCCTGGGGGGATGGTTTCATTATCAACTTCTCATACGGCGCGGACGAGGTCTGGGAGCCACCGGAGACCCAGCGCGAGGGCTGGCACAAGGACGGTGATTTCTTTCGCCACTTCCTGGACAGTCCGGAGCAGGGATTGTTGACAATCGTCGTATGGTCCGACATACTACCCAGAAGCGGCGGCACGTTTGTCGCCTGTGATTCGGTGCAGCACGTCGCGCGGCACCTATACGGAAATCCACAGGGCCTGCTGCCCAGCGGCAGTTTCGGCCATTTGATCTCAAATTGCAGGGACTTCGCGGAAATTGCGGGCAACGCGGGAGACGTCGTGCTGTTGCATCCGTTCATTCTGCACTCCGCGTCCCGCAACCCGTCAGGCCGCGCCCGTTTCATCACCAATCCCCCGGTCGCGCTCAAGGAACCGATGGATTTCAATCGCGACGATCCCGAAGGCTTCTCTCCGGTGGAACGGGCCGTCCTTTCGGGACTGGGCAGAGAACGCCTGGACTTCAAACCGGCCGCGCCGCGGGAGCGATTGGTGCCCGAACGTGTCAGACGTCAACAAGAGATGCTTGCAGCACAGAAAAAACGACTCGCCATGGGCTAACGCTTACCTCAGGAGACGGCTATGTTCGCAGACCTTCGGGACCAGGCAACAGTGCGCAGAGGCGATGACCTCGTGCGACACCTCGGTAGTTTTCCGCTCGAACTGAAGATCTCGGCCGGCGTCTGGTTCTTCTCGCCGTCCCAGATCCGTTTCCACGAAGCCTACATGGAACCCTATTCCATCGAGGAACGCCTGGACATCGCCGGCGAACTGGCGGAATACGGCCTGTGCGGCATCGAGGCCCACTATCCCAACGAAATCAACGAAGACAACGCCCATCTCTACCAGCAGCTGGAAAAGGACACGGGCGTGCGGCTGATCACGGTGATCCCCAACCTCTTCTGGGACGCGCAGTTCGAATTCGGCTCCCTGTCGTCCCCCGTGCCCGAGGCGCGTCGCGCCGCCATCGACCGGGTGATCGAGACGCTGCGGATGAACCGGGAACTGGATACGGACTTCATGGTCGTGTGGCCCGGCGGCGACGGCTACGAACTCAATTTCGGGACCGATTTTTACGCCATGTGGGACCTCTTCGAGTCGGGCCTGGCCGAGGCGCTGGACGCCGTGCCCGGGATCCGGACGGCCATCGAACCCAAGCCCTACGAGCCCCGGGGGAACAATATCTACCGGAACACCACGGACGGCATCCTGATGGCC
This genomic interval from Gemmatimonadota bacterium contains the following:
- a CDS encoding phytanoyl-CoA dioxygenase family protein, which encodes MAKSYRALTESDVDHFIRRGHVVLRDCFSRELADEWRAFAFSRLGYDPDDAATWEEPRVHLPSMNQVPIREAAPMAWDAICDLLGGEDRLANTQPSWGDGFIINFSYGADEVWEPPETQREGWHKDGDFFRHFLDSPEQGLLTIVVWSDILPRSGGTFVACDSVQHVARHLYGNPQGLLPSGSFGHLISNCRDFAEIAGNAGDVVLLHPFILHSASRNPSGRARFITNPPVALKEPMDFNRDDPEGFSPVERAVLSGLGRERLDFKPAAPRERLVPERVRRQQEMLAAQKKRLAMG
- a CDS encoding TIM barrel protein; its protein translation is MFADLRDQATVRRGDDLVRHLGSFPLELKISAGVWFFSPSQIRFHEAYMEPYSIEERLDIAGELAEYGLCGIEAHYPNEINEDNAHLYQQLEKDTGVRLITVIPNLFWDAQFEFGSLSSPVPEARRAAIDRVIETLRMNRELDTDFMVVWPGGDGYELNFGTDFYAMWDLFESGLAEALDAVPGIRTAIEPKPYEPRGNNIYRNTTDGILMAQNVDERLRAPENRALIDEGHAIVGLNPELGHVLMGFEDFPYALSRILRQGRLAHTHWNSQPLGNYDQDLQVGIVSPEQIFAGMYALKMYGYRGYMGIDIFPERIPIRQALINSIDRMKAIAEMTERVDHELVVACMERPDLNRGVIEAHLTRLFHPSSTGLSAMPAYRKGQG